One region of Ananas comosus cultivar F153 linkage group 9, ASM154086v1, whole genome shotgun sequence genomic DNA includes:
- the LOC109714825 gene encoding uncharacterized protein LOC109714825: protein MHSCEEDPVSQGSETFPEDEEPCSEKAADFCQLHNPPSPPEIEKQIAVDPLSLRELPQLNDEPVSIPVVSTVSMVHSTALPPLRKPKFVSASLPCSATSSPQYYGSVAPKAVKKWNEPPNQAHPLARQQSVALSRFAPKQNATSLSRSKSCREGRSSVPADEFDILSRKPSTQRYGSGSLLIDESAENSSYYKELPFPPTRANINGGGDDDNFKCGALCLYLPAFSKRKPVQLSTSSRSHEQDQPRASTISRAFSLEKFECASWSSPGILIDNFGVESSGSFFDLPMELIRCSNNETDSPVRTAFLFDSDRKGGMKKSSTSRLAPGKSSHEFSNRRGRASVSGSSSHSPSPSAVCITPRLRKARAEFNAFLEAQSA from the coding sequence ATGCATTCTTGTGAAGAAGATCCTGTTTCACAAGGTTCTGAAACCTTCCCAGAAGATGAAGAACCGTGCAGCGAGAAAGCTGCCGATTTCTGCCAGTTGCACAACCCTCCATCCCCACCGGAGATCGAGAAGCAAATTGCTGTGGATCCTTTATCATTGAGGGAACTGCCGCAGCTCAACGATGAGCCCGTATCGATCCCTGTAGTTTCGACCGTCTCCATGGTGCATTCCACGGCTCTGCCGCCCCTCCGAAAGCCCAAGTTCGTCAGCGCCAGCCTGCCATGCTCCGCGACCTCGTCTCCCCAGTATTACGGCTCGGTGGCACCCAAGGCCGTCAAGAAATGGAATGAGCCGCCGAATCAGGCACACCCGTTGGCCCGCCAGCAATCCGTGGCACTGTCACGCTTCGCTCCCAAGCAGAATGCTACGTCCCTCTCGAGGAGCAAGTCATGCAGGGAGGGGAGGTCATCTGTGCCGGCTGATGAGTTCGACATCCTATCGAGGAAGCCCAGCACTCAGCGGTACGGCAGCGGATCTCTGCTGATTGATGAATCGGCCGAGAACTCAAGCTACTATAAGGAACTTCCTTTTCCTCCTACACGAGCGAATATCAACGGCGGTGGCGACGACGACAACTTCAAGTGCGGCGCCCTGTGCTTGTACTTGCCAGCTTTCTCCAAAAGGAAGCCGGTGCAACTGTCGACTAGTAGCAGAAGTCACGAGCAAGATCAACCTCGAGCAAGTACTATTTCGAGAGCATTTTCGTTAGAGAAGTTTGAGTGTGCGTCGTGGTCTTCTCCTGGTATCCTAATAGACAACTTTGGAGTCGAAAGCTCGGGATCCTTCTTCGATCTGCCAATGGAACTTATCCGGTGCAGCAACAATGAGACCGATTCCCCGGTCAGGACGGCTTTCCTTTTCGACAGCGACCGGAAGGGGGGCATGAAGAAGAGCAGCACGTCCCGTCTGGCGCCAGGCAAGTCATCACACGAATTCTCGAACCGCCGTGGCAGAGCCTCTGTGTCCGGTTCATCCTCGCATTCGCCGTCGCCTTCTGCTGTGTGCATCACACCAAGGCTGCGGAAGGCTAGAGCGGAGTTCAACGCGTTCTTGGAAGCGCAGAGtgcatga
- the LOC109715455 gene encoding pentatricopeptide repeat-containing protein At2g13600-like: MTLAYLIPLINSCPNLRVIGAAHAAAAKRGVASDPSLRASLAAAYARRGSFPDAHHLLDEMPEPNPLPWNAAISALFRCGDCDAACKLFSLMPRPNAVTWSAVVAGLAQNGRVQCSLQAFREMIAQARSAPCASNTITSALSACGKLRDLALGRQVHAYAVKIGMLADDDAFIGAALVDMYGKCSCMGLAMKAFCFLRAKSVVAWSSLVANYVQNNDYFAALQAFREMTLANSEVPNAVTLTTLITACARIPSLLHGKELHSAVIRRRPSEPDVFVSTALVSMYCKCGSLAYACRVMESDGRVLGSNLTPMWNAMIAEHVANDRVNDALSMIRLMGGALRNRVALNSVTMATVLPICGKSVSLLHGKELHCYAVKFGLGRETVVGNGILEMYCKCGKINLAQHLFDRMPEKSVVSWTTMIDGYGKQGNGHSAIRVFERMVDERNVDPDHITFVALVSACSHSGLMEEGLKYSEMMTREYGIIPAKENYGCLVDLLARSGNIDEAMNIIKMMPLRPGTNIWGTLLGACRIHGNVDEAEYAMQHLLEPQPKGSGFQTLLAKVYAEMGRLDSAIKVQKKKVETGVASRQGCSWLAAEGEYGYG; the protein is encoded by the coding sequence ATGACTCTGGCCTATCTCATACCGCTCATCAACTCATGCCCGAATCTCCGCGTCATCGGAGCCgcccacgccgccgccgccaagcGCGGCGTCGCCTCCGACCCCTCCCTGCGCGCCTCCCTCGCCGCCGCGTACGCGCGCCGCGGCTCCTTCCCCGACGCCCACCACCTGCTCGACGAAATGCCCGAACCAAACCCCCTCCCCTGGAACGCCGCCATTTCCGCCTTATTCCGCTGCGGCGATTGCGACGCCGCATGCAAGCTCTTTAGCCTGATGCCGCGCCCCAACGCCGTCACCTGGTCCGCCGTCGTCGCCGGCCTCGCCCAGAACGGACGCGTGCAATGCTCGTTGCAAGCGTTTCGCGAAATGATAGCGCAGGCGCGCAGTGCACCGTGCGCATCCAACACTATTACAAGCGCCCTCTCCGCTTGCGGGAAGCTGCGTGATCTCGCGCTCGGACGACAAGTCCACGCGTACGCCGTAAAGATCGGCATGTTAGCCGACGACGACGCGTTCATTGGTGCGGCTTTGGTCGACATGTACGGAAAGTGCTCGTGCATGGGCCTCGCTATGAAGGCCTTCTGCTTCTTGCGTGCGAAGAGTGTCGTCGCTTGGTCGTCGCTCGTTGCGAACTATGTGCAGAATAATGATTATTTTGCTGCTTTGCAAGCATTCAGAGAGATGACGCTCGCCAATTCTGAAGTTCCGAATGCTGTTACTCTTACCACTCTGATCACCGCATGCGCGCGCATTCCCAGCTTGTTGCATGGGAAGGAGCTGCATAGTGCTGTGATTAGAAGGCGGCCGTCGGAGCCCGACGTATTTGTGTCAACCGCTCTTGTGAGCATGTATTGCAAGTGCGGGTCGTTGGCGTATGCTTGTCGTGTTATGGAAAGTGATGGAAGGGTTTTGGGTTCTAATTTGACCCCGATGTGGAATGCCATGATAGCCGAGCATGTGGCGAACGATCGCGTGAATGATGCTTTGTCTATGATCAGATTGATGGGTGGAGCTTTGAGGAATAGAGTAGCATTGAACTCTGTGACAATGGCAACTGTTCTTCCAATTTGTGGTAAATCTGTGTCGCTCCTTCACGGGAAGGAACTCCATTGCTATGCCGTGAAGTTTGGTTTAGGTAGAGAGACTGTTGTTGGGAACGGAATTTTGGAGATGTACTGCAAGTGTGGGAAGATCAATTTGGCGCAACATCTGTTTGATAGAATGCCTGAAAAGAGCGTTGTATCGTGGACAACGATGATCGACGGTTATGGTAAGCAAGGTAACGGTCACAGTGCGATCAGAGTGTTTGAAAGAATGGTTGACGAGCGCAATGTGGATCCAGATCATATCACCTTCGTGGCACTTGTCTCTGCTTGCAGCCATTCTGGTCTTATGGAGGAAGGTCTAAAATACTCCGAGATGATGACTCGAGAGTATGGGATTATACCAGCGAAAGAAAATTATGGATGTCTGGTCGATTTACTGGCTCGCTCTGGGAATATTGATGAGGCGATGAACATTATTAAGATGATGCCTTTAAGGCCTGGTACGAATATATGGGGTACATTATTAGGCGCTTGCAGAATACATGGGAATGTTGATGAGGCGGAATATGCTATGCAGCATCTACTTGAGCCCCAACCAAAGGGAAGTGGGTTCCAGACACTGTTGGCAAAAGTTTATGCGGAGATGGGGAGATTGGATAGTGCTATCAAAGTGcaaaagaagaaagttgagaCGGGTGTGGCAAGTAGACAGGGTTGTAGTTGGTTGGCGGCAGAAGGGGAATACGGTTATGGTTAA
- the LOC109715895 gene encoding protein C2-DOMAIN ABA-RELATED 4-like, protein MAHLLGLLKIRVVRGVNLAYRDTRGSDPYVVLSVGSSKVKTSVKKRSVSPEWNEDLTLSVTDHAVPVKLEVFDKDTFTKDDSMGEAEFDIQPLVEAARMNLEGIPSGTVLKTVEPSRHNCVASQSHITSKDGKAVQDLILRLRNTECGEIELQLQWVGNNRVVL, encoded by the exons atggcgCATCTCCTGGGGCTCCTCAAGATTCGTGTGGTGCGCGGGGTCAACCTCGCCTACCGCGACACCCGAGGGAGCGACCCCTACGTCGTCCTCAGCGTCGGCTCCTCG AAAGTGAAGACAAGTGTAAAGAAGAGAAGCGTCAGCCCAGAATGGAATGAAGATCTGACGCTATCCGTTACAGATCATGCTGTGCCAGTCAAGCTT GAAGTCTTTGATAAGGACACGTTCACGAAAGACGATAGCATGGGCGAGGCAGAGTTCGACATACAGCCTTTGGTAGAGGCAGCAAGGATGAATCTCGAGGGCATCCCAAGCGGCACTGTGCTCAAGACTGTTGAACCATCGAGGCACAACTGTGTAGCCAGTCAGAGCCACATTACATCTAAGGATGGCAAGGCTGTCCAGGATCTCATTCTCAGGCTGAGGAACACCGAGTGTGGCGAGATCGAACTGCAACTTCAGTGGGTCGGCAATAATCGGGTTGTACTGTAA
- the LOC109714874 gene encoding protein yippee-like At5g53940: MGRIFTVELEGRTYSCRVCNTHLALAQDLISRSFRSCRGKAYLFNSVTNITVGDLEERMMLSGTDTVADIFCCFCGQNVGWKYEAVQEKYQKYKEGKFVLQRDRIVDGIDSGFEIDTCSGGSSRYLALPSAINNA, from the exons ATGGGAAGAATTTTCACGGTGGAATTGGAAGGCAGGACGTACAGCTGCCGCGTCTGCAACACCCACTTAGCCCTCGCCCAAGATCTCATCTCCAGG TCGTTTCGTAGCTGTCGCGGGAAGGCGTATCTGTTCAATAGCGT CACAAATATCACTGTTGGTGACCTTGAAGAGAGAATGATGCTCTCGGGAACGGATACTGTTGCTGATATCTTCTGCTGCTTTTGTGGCCAAAATGTGGGATGGAAATAC GAGGCGGTGCAGGAGAAATATCAGAAGTACAAAGAAGGCAAATTCGTTCTCCAGAG GGATCGAATAGTTGATGGAATTGATTCAGGCTTTGAGATTGACACTTGCTCTGGAGGAAGCAGTCGATATTTAGCGCTTCCTTCGGCTATCAACAATGCATAG
- the LOC109715577 gene encoding elongation factor 1-gamma 2 yields MALVLHAGSGNKNALKALIAAEYSGVQVELVKNFEMGVSNKTPEFLKMNPLGKIPVLETPDGPIFESNAIARYVTRLKADNPLYGSSLIEYARIEQWMDFASSEIDPNIGRWLYPRLGFVPHIPLSEELAISGLKRALGALNTHLAANTYLVGHSVTLADIVMTCNLYYGIVRILTKSFTSEFPHVERYFWTMVNQPNFVKVMGEVKQVDSVPSIPSQKKPAEPAKPKEAKKEPKKEPAKPKVEAAAEEEEEAPKPKPKNPLDLLPPSKMILDEWKRLYSNTKTNFREVAIKGFWDMYDPEGYSLWFCDYKYNDENTVSFVTLNKVGGFLQRMDLARKYAFGKMLVIGSEPPFKVKGLWLFRGQDIPKFVLDEVYDMELYDWRKVDINDEEQKERVSQMIEDHEPFEGEALLDAKCFK; encoded by the exons ATGGCTTTG GTCTTGCATGCTGGAAGCGGAAATAAAAATGCCTTAAAGGCACTTATTGCGGCGGAGTACAGTGGTGTTCAGGTTGAGCTGGTGAAGAATTTTGAAATGGGTGTTTCCAATAAAACTCCCGAGTTTCTTAAGATGAACCCCCTTGGGAAG ATTCCTGTACTGGAAACACCTGATGGTCCCATTTTTGAGAGTAATGCAATTGCTCGTTATG TTACGCGCTTGAAGGCTGACAACCCTCTTTATGGTTCTTCACTCATAGAATAT GCCCGCATCGAGCAATGGATGGACTTTGCATCATCGGAGATCGATCCAAATATTGGCAGATGGCTGTATCCAAGACTTGGATTCGTTCCGCATATTCCTTTG AGTGAGGAGCTTGCCATATCTGGTCTTAAGAGGGCCCTAGGTGCTCTGAATACTCATCTCGCTGCGAACACTTACCTTGTTGGGCATTCCGTGACTTTGGCTGATATTGTGATGACGTGCAACTTATACTACGGTATTGTTCGCATTTTGACCAAGAGTTTTACTTCGGAATTCCCTCATGTAGAGAGGTACTTTTGGACAATGGTCAATCAACCAAATTTCGTTAAGGTGATGGGTGAGGTAAAGCAGGTTGACTCCGTTCCTTCCATCCCATCACAAAAGAAGCCGGCCGAGCCTGCTAAACCAAAGGAGGCTAAGAAAGAACCCAAGAAAGAGCCCGCAAAGCCTAAAGTAGAGGCGGCGGccgaggaagaagaggaggcgcCCAAGCCCAAGCCAAAAAATCCTCTTGATTTGCTGCCTCCCAGCAAGATGATATTAGATGAGTGGAAGAGGCTGTATTCCAACACAAAAACCAACTTCCGGGAGGTTGCCATCAAAG GATTTTGGGATATGTATGACCCAGAAGGTTATTCTCTGTGGTTCTGTGACTACAAGTACAACGATGAGAACACGGTCTCGTTTGTCACACTGAACAAGGTTGGTGGTTTCCTTCAAAGGATGGATTTGGCCCGCAAGTATGCATTCGGAAAGATGCTGGTGATCGGCTCTGAGCCGCCCTTCAAGGTGAAGGGGCTGTGGCTCTTCCGGGGTCAGGACATCCCAAAGTTTGTGCTCGATGAGGTCTACGACATGGAGCTCTACGACTGGAGGAAGGTCGACATCAACGACGAGGAACAAAAGGAGCGGGTCAGTCAAATGATCGAGGACCACGAGCCCTTCGAGGGCGAGGCCTTGTTGGACGCCAAGTGCTTCAAGTAA